The Bryobacteraceae bacterium genome includes a window with the following:
- the flgC gene encoding flagellar basal-body rod protein FlgC → MSLLQLLSVSASGLAAQRARAEVIVENLANSETTRTPEGGPYRRRDVVFEPSPQVSPFSAVFQTELDSGSTGVAVAGIVEDTRPPDLRYQPGHPHADQNGYVAYPRINPAEEMVDLMSAARGFQANVAAMTAVKDMVSKSIDLLR, encoded by the coding sequence ATGAGCCTGCTTCAGCTTCTCTCCGTCAGCGCTTCCGGTCTCGCCGCCCAGCGCGCCCGCGCCGAAGTCATCGTCGAAAACCTGGCCAACTCGGAAACGACCCGCACGCCCGAGGGTGGCCCCTACCGCCGGCGGGACGTCGTCTTCGAGCCCAGTCCCCAGGTTTCGCCCTTTTCAGCGGTCTTCCAGACGGAGCTTGACTCCGGCTCCACAGGCGTCGCTGTCGCGGGCATCGTCGAAGATACGCGCCCGCCCGACCTGCGCTACCAGCCCGGCCACCCCCATGCCGACCAGAACGGCTATGTTGCATACCCGCGGATCAATCCGGCCGAGGAAATGGTCGACCTGATGAGCGCGGCGCGCGGTTTTCAGGCCAACGTCGCCGCCATGACGGCAGTGAAGGACATGGTGTCGAAATCCATCGATCTGCTGCGATGA
- the fliE gene encoding flagellar hook-basal body complex protein FliE translates to MTSFNPIPPVLPPDPVQTIQSGSPAQRGFSSVLTGALNAVDGLQKNAEAEIARFLRGEGVDLHQVALAQQQAQLGFELFLQVRNKAVQAYQEIMRMQI, encoded by the coding sequence ATGACTTCCTTCAACCCCATCCCGCCCGTCCTTCCCCCGGATCCGGTCCAGACGATTCAGTCCGGCAGTCCGGCGCAACGCGGATTCTCCTCCGTCCTGACCGGCGCCCTGAACGCCGTGGATGGCCTGCAGAAGAACGCAGAGGCTGAAATCGCCCGCTTCCTGCGGGGCGAGGGCGTCGACCTGCACCAGGTTGCCCTCGCCCAGCAGCAGGCCCAGCTCGGCTTCGAGCTTTTCCTCCAGGTGCGCAACAAGGCCGTTCAGGCCTATCAGGAGATCATGCGCATGCAGATCTGA
- a CDS encoding flagellar motor switch protein FliG → MITNALPEKESVQRYSGLQKAAVLMVTLGEELSGMVLKHLEEDEVAAIGKEVARIPAITAAEAEGILDEFYQMSMAQDYVLKGGIEYARKMLINAFGPEMATRILDRLVKLLGHDTASFDALQKADPQQLAKFIHSEHPQTIALILSHLGSSQAAGLLFSLPPELRADVALRMANLEQISPDIISKIAGIIGQKLKALGELSRESYGGVRAVAEMFNRLDSATSKEILDTIEAQDPNLAETIRHLMFVFEDLLLIDQNGIKEILARVDRKLLTVALKGTSEQLKNHFMQCMSQRGAEMLREDMEALGPVKIKEVEAAQQQIIAVVRQLEAEGVLSLKGAVGEQYVV, encoded by the coding sequence ATGATCACCAACGCGCTTCCCGAGAAAGAATCCGTCCAGCGTTATTCCGGCCTGCAGAAGGCCGCCGTGCTGATGGTCACCCTCGGGGAAGAGCTGAGCGGCATGGTCCTGAAACACCTCGAGGAGGACGAGGTCGCCGCGATCGGCAAGGAAGTGGCGCGCATTCCGGCCATCACGGCGGCGGAGGCGGAGGGCATTCTCGACGAGTTCTACCAGATGTCGATGGCGCAGGACTACGTCCTGAAAGGGGGCATCGAATACGCGCGCAAGATGCTGATCAACGCCTTCGGACCGGAGATGGCGACGCGGATCCTCGACCGCCTCGTCAAACTGCTCGGGCATGACACGGCCAGCTTCGACGCCCTGCAGAAGGCCGACCCGCAGCAGCTGGCCAAGTTCATCCACAGCGAGCACCCGCAGACGATCGCCCTCATCCTGAGCCATCTCGGTTCGTCGCAGGCCGCCGGATTGCTGTTTTCGCTGCCCCCGGAACTGCGCGCCGACGTGGCGCTGCGCATGGCGAATCTCGAGCAGATCTCGCCCGACATCATCTCGAAGATCGCCGGCATCATCGGCCAGAAGCTCAAGGCGCTGGGCGAGCTGAGCCGCGAGAGCTACGGCGGCGTCCGCGCTGTCGCCGAGATGTTCAACCGCCTCGACTCGGCCACGAGCAAGGAGATTCTCGACACCATCGAAGCCCAGGATCCGAACCTTGCGGAGACCATCCGCCATCTGATGTTCGTCTTCGAGGACCTGCTGCTGATCGACCAGAACGGCATCAAGGAGATCCTCGCCCGCGTCGACCGCAAGCTTCTGACGGTCGCCCTGAAGGGCACGAGCGAGCAGCTCAAGAACCACTTCATGCAATGCATGTCGCAGCGCGGCGCCGAGATGCTGCGCGAGGACATGGAAGCGCTGGGGCCGGTCAAGATCAAGGAAGTCGAAGCGGCCCAGCAGCAGATCATCGCCGTCGTCCGGCAGCTCGAGGCCGAAGGCGTCCTCAGCCTGAAGGGCGCGGTCGGGGAGCAGTACGTTGTCTAA